One Erysipelothrix amsterdamensis DNA window includes the following coding sequences:
- a CDS encoding citrate lyase holo-[acyl-carrier protein] synthase, translating to MNIVQLTSESIRELREKRNGIMKSMIEGQDGSLLVLGGSFAGEERQRNIVSYAVFTIFFELWERFNMESWSYTFDEEGLMFYIKLDESAKTVKDILVHYEDHHPLGFAIDSDVFDCDQKWTREALGYKNRLDDYYKSSLEELMNDIVEDPKYIDNYTKRVEGYIVKGDKQTILSNILVYGYVSSFTKTMGFGMYGPNYRGSNEQMNFEKFIHLVRTYKDEMQRIFSVNSTSTVDIARFQNEVETKIQRAVLNQQSYHYTVFITSTVMFAFINSRGYADITKQIKKISEGFTQNNMFTEEPKRYEILNNGMREVFNQYVPFLQKNKSITSTLLYIMSRHDDQAVLMHNGEQALLKTQFLAKNLIFKEDKWAELDKFCASGYIYPHDATTLLAVTCMLDIMQRYYLKIKMLFDTQEK from the coding sequence ATGAATATTGTTCAATTAACATCTGAATCAATTCGTGAGTTACGTGAGAAGCGTAATGGTATCATGAAAAGTATGATTGAAGGGCAGGATGGTTCCCTCCTTGTTTTAGGTGGGTCTTTTGCGGGGGAAGAACGCCAACGTAACATTGTGTCTTATGCAGTATTCACCATCTTTTTTGAGCTTTGGGAACGATTTAATATGGAGTCTTGGTCGTATACGTTTGATGAAGAAGGTCTTATGTTCTACATCAAGCTTGATGAAAGCGCAAAAACGGTCAAAGATATTTTGGTTCACTACGAAGATCACCATCCATTAGGTTTTGCAATTGATAGTGATGTATTCGATTGTGATCAAAAGTGGACCCGTGAGGCGCTGGGTTATAAAAATAGACTTGATGATTATTATAAGTCCTCGCTTGAAGAATTGATGAATGATATTGTAGAAGATCCAAAATACATTGATAATTATACAAAACGTGTTGAAGGTTATATTGTAAAAGGTGATAAACAGACAATTCTGTCAAACATCTTAGTTTATGGTTATGTGAGTTCATTTACAAAAACAATGGGATTTGGTATGTATGGCCCGAATTATCGTGGCAGTAATGAACAAATGAATTTTGAGAAATTTATTCATCTTGTTCGTACTTATAAAGATGAAATGCAACGAATCTTTTCTGTTAATAGCACAAGTACGGTTGATATTGCCCGATTCCAAAACGAGGTTGAAACAAAAATTCAACGTGCCGTTTTAAATCAGCAATCCTACCACTATACCGTATTCATTACCAGCACAGTAATGTTTGCTTTTATAAATTCACGTGGCTATGCGGATATAACGAAACAAATTAAAAAAATTAGTGAAGGGTTCACTCAAAATAATATGTTTACTGAGGAACCAAAACGATATGAGATTTTAAACAATGGTATGCGTGAAGTGTTTAACCAATACGTACCATTTTTACAAAAAAACAAATCGATTACATCAACGTTACTCTATATTATGAGTCGTCATGATGATCAAGCGGTTTTAATGCATAATGGTGAGCAAGCATTATTAAAAACACAGTTTTTAGCTAAGAACTTGATTTTTAAAGAAGATAAGTGGGCTGAACTTGATAAGTTTTGTGCTTCAGGATATATCTATCCCCATGATGCAACAACACTTCTAGCAGTCACATGCATGCTGGATATTATGCAACGTTATTATTTAAAAATTAAAATGTTATTTGATACACAAGAAAAATAA
- the rpsD gene encoding 30S ribosomal protein S4: protein MARIKGPVWKKARRLSFSILETGEELQRRDYAPGQHGKARRPKLSNYGLQLREKQRIRYTYGVTEKQFYNTFKKASKLEGVAGHNFLFMLESRLDNVVYRMNLSRTRRGARQLVNHGHILVDGKKVDIPSYIVKPGQTIEVKESSRSMAAIKDALEANVSMVDYVTFDKDKFKGEYKRLPERSELNQEINEALVVEFYNR, encoded by the coding sequence ATGGCAAGAATTAAAGGTCCAGTTTGGAAAAAAGCACGTCGTTTAAGTTTCTCAATCCTTGAAACAGGTGAAGAGCTACAACGTCGCGATTATGCACCAGGACAACACGGTAAAGCACGTCGTCCAAAATTATCAAACTACGGTTTACAATTACGTGAAAAACAACGTATTCGTTATACATATGGAGTTACTGAAAAACAATTCTATAACACATTCAAAAAAGCTTCAAAACTTGAAGGTGTTGCAGGTCACAACTTCTTATTCATGTTAGAATCACGTTTAGACAACGTTGTATACCGCATGAACTTATCACGCACACGTCGTGGAGCTCGTCAATTAGTTAATCATGGTCATATCTTAGTAGATGGAAAAAAAGTTGATATTCCTTCATACATTGTAAAACCAGGTCAAACAATTGAAGTTAAAGAATCTTCACGTTCAATGGCAGCAATCAAAGATGCATTAGAAGCTAACGTATCAATGGTTGATTATGTTACATTTGACAAAGATAAATTCAAAGGTGAATACAAACGTTTACCAGAACGTAGTGAATTAAACCAAGAAATTAATGAAGCATTAGTAGTTGAATTCTACAACCGTTAA
- the tyrS gene encoding tyrosine--tRNA ligase encodes MNFLEELNWRGLVKDVTNYEALEKRLEQPITLYCGFDPTADSLHVGHLQQLILLKRYQMQGHKPIALVGGATGMIGDPRPTTERSMLNDADLQKNVDGIGAQIERILSSDNNPVTIVNNRDWLGGLTVLDFLRDYGKFFSVSNMLAKDTIAKRLSTGISFTEFSYTILQSIDFLHLYKNYGIELQIGGSDQWGNLVSGADLIRKVEGPEAEVFGITSHLIMKSDGTKFGKSEGQNIWLDENRTDAYSFYQFFINTSDDDVIDFLKRLSFKSVEEIQAIEASFIKEPHLRLAQKELAKELTEVVFGKEGLAMAERVTNALFSGNVQELTVDQIRQVFADSASIEVSADENIVELLVNTKVCPSKREARQLIEGGAIRVNGEVVNDTNFVISKDNAIGKEVTVIRRGKKTYHIFNHTN; translated from the coding sequence ATGAATTTTTTAGAAGAATTAAACTGGCGTGGTCTTGTTAAGGATGTTACCAATTATGAAGCGTTGGAAAAACGATTAGAACAACCGATTACGCTTTATTGTGGGTTTGATCCAACTGCGGATTCACTCCATGTCGGTCATCTTCAACAATTAATTTTATTAAAACGTTATCAAATGCAAGGTCATAAGCCTATTGCATTAGTTGGTGGCGCTACAGGTATGATTGGTGATCCACGTCCTACTACAGAACGTTCAATGCTTAATGATGCGGATTTACAGAAAAACGTAGATGGAATTGGTGCACAAATTGAACGCATTTTATCGAGTGATAATAATCCCGTGACCATCGTAAATAATCGTGATTGGTTGGGCGGGCTTACCGTTTTAGATTTCTTGCGTGATTATGGTAAATTTTTTAGCGTAAGTAACATGTTAGCGAAAGATACCATTGCGAAGCGTTTAAGTACAGGAATTTCTTTTACGGAATTCTCTTATACAATTCTACAATCCATTGACTTCTTACATTTATACAAAAACTATGGTATTGAACTACAAATTGGTGGTTCGGATCAATGGGGAAACCTTGTAAGTGGTGCAGACTTAATTCGTAAGGTTGAAGGACCGGAAGCGGAAGTATTTGGTATTACCTCACACTTAATCATGAAATCAGACGGAACAAAGTTTGGTAAGAGTGAAGGACAAAATATCTGGTTGGATGAAAACCGTACGGATGCTTATAGCTTCTACCAATTCTTTATTAATACAAGTGATGACGATGTGATTGATTTCCTAAAACGTCTTTCATTCAAGAGTGTTGAAGAAATCCAAGCAATTGAAGCTTCATTTATTAAAGAACCTCATTTAAGACTTGCGCAAAAAGAACTTGCGAAAGAATTAACGGAAGTGGTTTTTGGTAAAGAAGGTCTTGCGATGGCAGAACGTGTAACCAATGCACTCTTTTCAGGAAATGTTCAAGAGTTAACTGTTGATCAAATCCGTCAAGTATTTGCAGACAGTGCGTCCATCGAAGTATCTGCAGATGAAAATATTGTTGAGTTATTAGTGAATACAAAAGTATGTCCAAGTAAGCGCGAAGCACGTCAACTGATTGAAGGTGGCGCAATTCGTGTTAATGGTGAAGTTGTAAATGATACGAATTTTGTCATTTCAAAAGACAATGCAATTGGTAAAGAAGTAACTGTGATACGAAGAGGTAAGAAAACGTATCATATCTTTAATCACACAAACTAA
- a CDS encoding 5-formyltetrahydrofolate cyclo-ligase — translation MDKKKIAQGVLEKRKQYDVLMRAPWDKAIHNAVIDRLEGHQTIALYAAFNHEVDTYGIMETLFWDDQYTICLPKIKGDTMDFYVITGFDQLQPGVMGILEPTSNQSVSADEIDVVVLPMLAFNKNGYRIGYGGGYYDRFLAEVSPVKIGIAYSFQETEVLFQEDHDIRCDVIITENNIFNPNLD, via the coding sequence TTGGATAAAAAAAAGATTGCTCAAGGTGTCTTAGAAAAGCGCAAGCAATACGATGTGCTCATGCGTGCTCCTTGGGATAAGGCAATTCATAATGCTGTTATTGATCGTTTAGAAGGCCATCAAACAATAGCTCTTTATGCCGCATTTAATCATGAAGTCGATACTTACGGTATTATGGAAACGTTATTTTGGGATGATCAGTATACGATTTGCTTACCTAAAATTAAGGGTGATACTATGGATTTTTATGTCATAACAGGGTTTGATCAACTACAACCTGGAGTGATGGGAATTTTAGAACCTACAAGTAATCAAAGTGTTTCAGCTGATGAAATCGATGTGGTTGTCCTACCAATGCTTGCTTTTAATAAAAACGGCTATCGAATCGGTTATGGTGGTGGTTATTACGATCGCTTTTTAGCGGAAGTGAGTCCAGTAAAAATAGGAATCGCTTACTCATTTCAGGAAACTGAAGTTCTTTTTCAAGAAGACCATGATATCCGATGTGATGTTATTATTACCGAAAACAACATTTTCAACCCTAATCTCGATTAG
- a CDS encoding MFS transporter, with protein sequence MSNKTKVFNFSAVMFLMYASHGLLFPQVVPFLTDLGYSASQRGLILSFLAIIAMVGQILSGYLCDRYGTIKRFFIYGTFILAATGMLSYCVNIHNFYYHFFLVGTMAGVVRILSNLFETWVLEVDGIYHQFSFIRSFGSLGWALASLVSGFFIHRYGYPSLGYLSGILSFVVIFYSFKLEDATKQKNESVATALSLKDLKVLFTNKRYMYLVVVFTLTYFVMNVDSITITDYIFHLGGNAQDVGVKWFVEALSEIPLMLVGGALLKKYGGKNLMVFSSIIMIIRMVTYGMATSVFQIIVLSTLQAITFPLILVAQKDLIFRESPSHLRSTTQMFSISMSIGFSAIITPLVSGILVERMPIQIVIFIFGVIMIVPTIMISIFKPAHTN encoded by the coding sequence ATGTCTAATAAAACAAAAGTTTTTAATTTTAGTGCTGTTATGTTTTTGATGTATGCTTCACATGGATTGTTGTTTCCGCAAGTGGTACCCTTTCTCACTGATTTGGGTTATTCAGCATCACAACGGGGACTCATTCTTTCTTTTCTTGCTATTATTGCCATGGTCGGGCAAATTTTATCAGGGTATTTATGTGACCGATATGGGACGATTAAGCGCTTCTTTATCTATGGAACGTTTATTCTTGCGGCTACAGGAATGCTCTCCTATTGTGTTAATATTCATAATTTCTATTATCACTTTTTTTTAGTAGGGACGATGGCTGGTGTTGTTCGAATACTCTCGAATTTATTTGAAACATGGGTTCTTGAGGTGGATGGGATCTATCATCAGTTCAGTTTTATACGTAGTTTTGGTTCACTCGGATGGGCCTTAGCATCGCTGGTCTCAGGTTTTTTTATTCATCGTTATGGTTATCCATCACTGGGCTATCTTTCAGGAATTCTAAGCTTTGTTGTCATCTTTTATTCCTTCAAACTTGAGGATGCTACAAAGCAAAAAAATGAGAGCGTGGCGACAGCTTTAAGTTTGAAAGATTTAAAAGTGCTCTTTACCAATAAACGTTATATGTATTTGGTTGTTGTGTTTACCTTGACTTATTTTGTTATGAATGTAGACTCGATTACGATTACAGACTATATCTTTCATCTCGGTGGGAATGCCCAAGATGTGGGTGTTAAATGGTTTGTGGAAGCGTTGAGTGAGATTCCACTGATGTTAGTGGGGGGCGCTCTACTGAAAAAATATGGTGGTAAAAACTTAATGGTTTTTTCCAGTATAATCATGATTATTCGAATGGTAACTTATGGTATGGCAACATCGGTATTTCAAATTATTGTACTTTCAACACTTCAAGCGATCACATTCCCATTAATTCTTGTTGCGCAAAAGGATTTAATTTTTAGAGAATCACCAAGTCACTTACGATCAACTACGCAGATGTTTTCAATCTCAATGAGTATTGGTTTCTCTGCGATTATTACACCGCTTGTATCTGGAATCCTTGTCGAACGCATGCCCATCCAAATCGTTATTTTTATTTTCGGGGTGATCATGATTGTTCCAACTATCATGATTTCAATCTTTAAACCAGCTCACACAAATTAA